The nucleotide window GATGTCAATGTGAAGACAAATGTGTTTGCAGGTTATTTGCATTGATGTCCGTCAGTAGACGAACGGCCAGCCCGCCGTGTCGTAGCCGATCAGGTTGATGCCGAGGTACGCCGCGCCGCTGTTGGCGTAGTAGTGGTAGACCAGCACGTCGCTGTCGGTGTCGGCGAGGACGGCCTGATGGCCGGGCCCGTGTACGGCGCCGTGGGAGGCGAGCATCTGGGTGCCGCCGCCCGCGGTCATCGCGGTGCCGTTGCGGTCCACGTAAGGCCCGGTGACGCTCGTCGACCGGCCGACCATGACCCGATAGGTGCTGGACGCGCCCCGGCAGCAGTAGTCGAAGGAGACCCAGAGGTAGTAGTACGAACCGTGCCGGAAGATGTACGGCGCCTCGATCGCCCCGCCGTTGCGGCCGGCGATGGCCCGTACCGTGCTGTCGGACCGCTTGCCGGTGGACGGGTTGAGCGCGATGAGCTTGATCCCGGACCAGAACGAGCCGAAGCTCAGGAACCACCGGCCCTGTGCGTCCACCACCAGGTTCGGGTCGATCGCGTTGTAGTTGTCCGAGGTGTTCGTCTCGATGACCAGGCCCTGGTTGGTCCACGAGCCGGACGCCCCGGTGGTGCTGGTGGCCAGGAAGATCGCCG belongs to Amorphoplanes digitatis and includes:
- a CDS encoding arabinan endo-1,5-alpha-L-arabinosidase, whose translation is MSGRWNGRTRRRGLWVGVASSALLAVAVFASMSAEAAAPIAAAATPTVPPAAYPNPGVITGDTGAHDPSIVKTPAGGYLAAYTGDNLLLKTSSDRTAFRNAGAVFPGGASWTTPYTGGSRNLWAPDISYRNGRYYLYYSASTFGSNHSAIFLATSTTGASGSWTNQGLVIETNTSDNYNAIDPNLVVDAQGRWFLSFGSFWSGIKLIALNPSTGKRSDSTVRAIAGRNGGAIEAPYIFRHGSYYYLWVSFDYCCRGASSTYRVMVGRSTSVTGPYVDRNGTAMTAGGGTQMLASHGAVHGPGHQAVLADTDSDVLVYHYYANSGAAYLGINLIGYDTAGWPFVY